The following are from one region of the Pseudomonas putida genome:
- a CDS encoding murein hydrolase activator EnvC has protein sequence MLRALILLALSCLLSPAFADERAQTQQQLDATRQDIAELKKTLGKLQEEKAGVQKDLKATETDIGNLEKQVEALQQELKKTEGELERLDSEKKKLQSARVEQQRLIAIQARSAYQNGREEYLKLLLNQQNPEKFARTLTYYDYLSKARLEQLRTFNETLRQLANVEQEIATQQQQLLAQRADLDSRRQALETERGKRQQVLAKLNSDMKDRDQKLQSREQDQADLSKVLKTIEETLARQAREAEEARKKALLAQQEAEKRRQQEALAAAAAREQAREPVEPPKKARTTLGPMVSSDGVSYGGAFSAARGKLPWPVNGRLLARFGDARGSDARAKWDGVMISANPGTQVRAVHGGRVVFADWLRGAGLLVILDHGNGYLSLYGHNQSLLKSAGDIVKAGEAISTVGDSGGQDAAGLYFAIRQQGRPTDPSQWCRG, from the coding sequence ATGCTTCGCGCCCTGATCCTCCTAGCCCTGTCTTGCCTGCTCAGTCCGGCCTTTGCCGATGAGCGTGCGCAGACCCAGCAGCAACTGGACGCCACCCGCCAGGACATTGCCGAGCTCAAGAAGACGCTGGGCAAGCTCCAGGAAGAAAAGGCCGGTGTGCAAAAGGACCTCAAAGCCACCGAGACCGATATCGGCAACCTCGAAAAGCAGGTGGAGGCCCTGCAGCAAGAACTAAAAAAGACCGAGGGCGAGCTGGAGCGCCTTGATTCCGAGAAAAAAAAACTCCAGAGCGCCCGCGTTGAACAACAGCGACTGATCGCCATCCAGGCCCGCTCGGCCTACCAGAACGGCCGTGAGGAATACCTCAAGCTGCTGCTCAACCAGCAGAACCCCGAAAAGTTCGCCCGTACCCTCACCTACTACGACTACCTGAGCAAGGCGCGCCTGGAGCAACTGCGCACCTTCAACGAGACCCTGCGCCAGTTGGCCAACGTCGAACAGGAAATCGCCACCCAGCAGCAACAGTTGCTGGCCCAGCGCGCCGACCTCGACAGCCGCCGACAGGCTCTGGAAACCGAGCGGGGCAAGCGCCAGCAGGTACTGGCCAAGCTCAACAGCGACATGAAGGACCGCGACCAGAAGCTGCAATCGCGCGAGCAGGACCAGGCCGACCTGTCCAAAGTTCTCAAGACCATCGAGGAAACCCTCGCCCGCCAGGCCCGTGAGGCCGAAGAAGCGCGCAAGAAGGCCCTGCTGGCCCAGCAGGAAGCGGAAAAACGACGCCAGCAGGAAGCCCTGGCCGCCGCTGCCGCCCGCGAACAGGCCCGCGAACCGGTGGAACCACCGAAAAAGGCCCGCACCACCCTGGGCCCGATGGTTTCCAGCGATGGCGTCAGCTACGGTGGCGCATTTTCTGCCGCTCGGGGAAAACTTCCCTGGCCAGTCAATGGTCGATTGCTGGCACGCTTCGGTGATGCCCGTGGCAGCGATGCACGTGCCAAGTGGGACGGGGTGATGATCAGCGCCAACCCCGGCACCCAGGTACGAGCCGTGCATGGCGGGCGCGTCGTGTTCGCCGACTGGTTGCGCGGTGCCGGGCTTCTGGTCATTCTCGACCATGGCAACGGTTACCTGAGCCTGTACGGCCATAACCAGAGCCTGCTCAAGAGCGCCGGTGATATCGTCAAGGCCGGCGAAGCCATTTCCACCGTTGGCGACAGCGGCGGCCAGGACGCTGCCGGCTTGTATTTCGCCATCCGCCAGCAGGGCCGGCCTACCGACCCTTCACAGTGGTGCCGGGGCTAG
- a CDS encoding S41 family peptidase: MLHSPRLTQLALSIALAIGAPLAIAAEPAKPAAVAATEVTAKAPLPLEELRTFAEVMDRIKAAYVEPVDDKTLLENAIKGMLSNLDPHSAYLGPEDFQELQESTSGEFGGLGIEVGQEDGFIKVVSPIDDTPASRAGVQAGDLIVKINGAPTRGQTMTEAVDKMRGKVGEKITLTLVRDGGNPFDVTLARAVIQVKSVKSQLLENDYGYIRITQFQVKTGDEVGKALAKLRKDNGKKLRGVVLDLRNNPGGVLQSAVEVADHFLTKGLIVYTKGRIANSELRFSADPADASAGVPLVVLINGGSASASEIVAGALQDQKRAVLMGTDSFGKGSVQTVLPLANDRALKLTTALYFTPNGRSIQAQGIVPDIEVRPAKLTAEADTDNFKEADLQGHLGNGNGGADRPTGSGKRKERPQDDDFQLSQALSLLKGLNITKGD; this comes from the coding sequence ATGCTGCACTCGCCTCGTCTCACCCAGCTGGCCCTGTCCATCGCCCTGGCGATCGGCGCGCCCCTGGCCATTGCCGCAGAGCCGGCCAAGCCGGCCGCAGTAGCGGCCACCGAGGTGACCGCCAAGGCGCCACTGCCGCTTGAAGAACTGCGCACCTTCGCCGAAGTCATGGACCGCATCAAGGCGGCCTATGTGGAGCCGGTGGATGACAAGACCCTGCTGGAAAATGCCATCAAGGGCATGCTCAGCAACCTGGACCCGCACTCGGCCTACCTCGGCCCCGAGGACTTCCAGGAACTGCAGGAAAGCACCAGCGGCGAGTTCGGCGGGCTGGGCATCGAAGTGGGCCAGGAGGACGGCTTCATCAAGGTGGTCTCGCCGATCGATGACACCCCGGCCTCGCGTGCCGGCGTGCAGGCAGGCGATCTGATCGTCAAGATCAACGGCGCCCCGACCCGTGGCCAGACCATGACCGAAGCGGTCGACAAGATGCGCGGCAAGGTCGGCGAGAAAATCACCCTGACCCTGGTACGTGACGGCGGCAACCCCTTCGACGTGACCCTTGCCCGTGCGGTCATCCAGGTCAAGAGCGTGAAGAGCCAGCTGCTGGAGAACGACTACGGCTACATCCGCATCACCCAGTTCCAGGTCAAGACCGGCGACGAAGTCGGCAAGGCCCTGGCCAAGCTGCGCAAGGACAACGGCAAGAAGCTGCGTGGTGTGGTACTGGACCTGCGCAACAACCCCGGTGGCGTGCTGCAGTCGGCGGTGGAAGTGGCCGACCACTTCCTGACCAAGGGCCTGATCGTCTACACCAAGGGCCGCATCGCCAACTCCGAGCTGCGCTTCTCGGCCGACCCGGCCGACGCCAGCGCCGGCGTGCCACTGGTAGTGCTGATCAACGGCGGCAGCGCCTCGGCCTCGGAAATTGTCGCCGGCGCCCTGCAAGACCAGAAACGCGCGGTGCTGATGGGTACCGACAGCTTCGGCAAAGGCTCGGTGCAGACCGTGCTGCCACTGGCCAACGACCGTGCGCTGAAGCTCACCACCGCGCTGTACTTCACCCCTAATGGCCGCTCGATCCAGGCCCAGGGCATCGTCCCCGACATCGAAGTGCGCCCGGCCAAGCTCACCGCCGAAGCCGACACCGACAACTTCAAGGAAGCCGACCTGCAGGGCCACCTGGGCAACGGCAACGGCGGCGCCGACCGCCCGACCGGCAGCGGCAAGCGCAAGGAGCGCCCACAGGATGACGACTTCCAGCTGAGCCAGGCCCTGAGCCTGCTCAAGGGCCTGAACATCACCAAGGGCGACTGA